A genomic window from Catalinimonas alkaloidigena includes:
- a CDS encoding PAS domain-containing sensor histidine kinase — protein MHTSAPQQHLLLSRLAEHTSYLIFAYEVSTRSFLYANPAFERIWQADGAISLKTPDSLLMRVHADDRTFVHEKFEELLQGKSVEELEFRVQPTEGNERWICLIPTLLSGENGPVISAIGEDITKLKLNAEKLRKFAAKKNSVLEILSHDLANPLATIQSLSALLTDRTKALGNEKVDRLVGLIAETSARSIDLIRNFVATEFLESVEVDLLKERVDLLKCLRQVLEQYQHSEKNIGKTFRLEAQQESVFLHLDEVKFMQVINNLLSNAIKFTDDAGIITLRVEEQPDQVLITVADNGIGIPADMQEGLFERFPKARRRGLKGEPSTGLGMSIIHNIVAWHGGTIRFESQENVGTTFYITLPKE, from the coding sequence ATGCATACCTCTGCACCTCAGCAGCATTTGTTGCTTTCGCGACTGGCAGAACACACCTCTTACCTGATTTTTGCTTATGAAGTCAGCACCCGCAGCTTCCTGTACGCCAACCCGGCTTTTGAGCGGATCTGGCAGGCCGATGGGGCCATTTCGCTCAAAACTCCTGACTCGCTGTTGATGCGCGTACACGCTGACGACCGCACTTTTGTCCACGAAAAATTCGAAGAGCTACTGCAAGGCAAGTCGGTCGAAGAGCTGGAGTTTCGGGTGCAGCCGACGGAGGGAAATGAGCGTTGGATCTGCCTGATACCGACCCTGTTGAGCGGAGAAAACGGGCCGGTGATCAGCGCCATCGGCGAGGACATCACCAAGCTCAAATTGAATGCGGAGAAGCTGCGGAAATTCGCCGCTAAAAAGAATTCGGTGCTGGAGATTCTGTCGCACGACCTGGCCAATCCGCTGGCAACGATCCAAAGCTTGTCGGCGTTGCTGACCGACCGTACCAAAGCCCTGGGCAACGAAAAGGTAGACCGACTGGTGGGCCTGATTGCCGAGACGAGCGCCCGCAGCATCGACCTGATCCGCAACTTCGTCGCCACCGAGTTTCTCGAATCGGTCGAGGTGGATCTGCTCAAAGAGCGTGTCGATCTGCTCAAGTGTTTGCGGCAGGTGCTGGAGCAGTACCAGCATTCGGAAAAAAACATCGGCAAAACGTTTCGCCTGGAAGCGCAGCAAGAGTCGGTCTTTCTGCACCTCGACGAAGTAAAGTTTATGCAGGTGATCAACAACCTGCTTTCGAACGCCATCAAGTTCACCGACGATGCGGGGATCATCACCCTTCGGGTCGAAGAGCAACCGGATCAGGTCCTGATCACTGTCGCCGACAACGGCATTGGCATCCCGGCCGACATGCAGGAGGGCCTCTTCGAGCGCTTTCCGAAAGCCCGCCGCCGGGGCCTGAAAGGCGAGCCTTCAACGGGACTGGGCATGTCGATCATTCACAACATCGTGGCCTGGCATGGAGGCACGATCCGCTTCGAGAGCCAGGAAAATGTCGGCACAACGTTCTACATCACCTTACCGAAAGAATGA